A DNA window from Mytilus trossulus isolate FHL-02 unplaced genomic scaffold, PNRI_Mtr1.1.1.hap1 h1tg000024l__unscaffolded, whole genome shotgun sequence contains the following coding sequences:
- the LOC134698879 gene encoding RNA-binding protein 42-like, producing the protein MAMITDQRLKEMEEEMSRFEQEILAPKGQGSKPHPMIIGSRTFTNVQARISSDPPSVGHPPPPPLRKPPTAPPGSKPAGPPSVSLPASVLAAPPPPPPALLPKPKDKLDMPPLAPPPPPPPAIRPAFVPHQVRHRPPPPRLPPHRFGPPGPGQYYGPPGGPGPHGFPGPHGPGPYGPGPHGPGPGPMPPYRGPGPMGGPAPPGPIGPGYGFSDGVQHMMANEGSGNSISSGLTGPPKEEKPKMVISAGPVINKPKLEKKKKNKKAKLETTVTETTTIVTPVDTGPKVVAGPTMPVELMGEEAISMEAEMEDSTGKKKKDKKKKFIRTAAGQIWEDPSLEEWDPDDFRMFCGDLGNEVTDECLARAFSKYPTFVKARVLRDKRTNKTKGYGFVSFRDPQDFARAMREMNGKYVGNRPIKLRKSNWKDRNIEIVRKKEKEKKRLGLK; encoded by the exons ATGGCAATGATAACAGACCAGAGATTGAAAGAGATGGAAGAGGAAATGAGTCG ATTTGAACAAGAAATATTGGCTCCAAAAGGCCAGGGTTCTAAGCCACATCCTATGATAATAGGATCAAGAACTTTCACCAATGTTCAAGCCAGGATATCATCAGATCCCCCTTCTGTTGGGCACCCCCCTCCTCCACCCTTGAGAAAACCACCCACAGCTCCACCTGGTAGTAAGCCTGCAGGACCACCATCAGTTTCCTTGCCAGCTTCAG tGTTGGCAGCTCCCCCACCACCGCCTCCTGCCTTACTACCAAAACCAAAGGATAAATTAGACATGCCACCATTAGCCCCTCCTCCTCCCCCTCCACCCGCAATCAGACCTGCATTTGTTCCCCATCAAGTCAGACATCGACCTCCTCCACCTAGGCTTCCACCACACAGGTTTGGACCACCAGGCCCAGGACAGTATTATGGACCTCCAGGTGGACCTGGACCCCATGGTTTCCCCGGACCACATGGACCTGGACCCTATGGCCCTGGACCACATGGGCCTGGTCCTGGCCCCATGCCTCCTTATAGAGGACCTGGACCAATGGGTGGACCAGCTCCTCCAGGTCCAATTGGACCAGGCTATGGATTCAGTGATGGTGTCCAGCATATGATGGCTAATGAAGGCAGTGGTAATAGTATCAGTAGTGGTCTTACAGGACCACCTAAGGAGGAAAAACCTAAAATGGTGATCTCAGCAGGTCCAGTTATAAATAAACCaaagttagaaaaaaagaagaaaaacaagaaaGCAAAATTGGAGACAACAGTTACAGAAACAACCACAATAGTTACGCCTGTAGACACTGGACCCAAAGTTGTAGCTGGTCCAACAATGCCTGTAGAATTAATGGGGGAAGAAGCTATTTCTATGGAAGCAGAAATGGAAGATAGcactggaaaaaagaaaaaagacaaaaagaaaaagtttatACGAACAGCTGCAGGACAGATATGGGAAGATCCAAGTTTAGAGGAATGGGATCCAG ATGATTTTCGTATGTTTTGTGGAGATTTAGGAAATGAAGTAACAGATGAATGTTTGGCTAGAGCATTCAGTAAATATCCAACATTTGTCAAGGCTAGGGTGTTACGAgacaaaagaacaaataaaacaaaaggttaTGGATTCGTTAGTTTCAGGGACCCCCAAGATTTTGCAAGAGCAATGAGAGAAATGAATG